The Plasmodium knowlesi strain H genome assembly, chromosome: 14 genome has a segment encoding these proteins:
- a CDS encoding methyltransferase, putative has translation MRPFFDSDIVVNFTLSEEAIQNEKKIIESNRRVLRECQKEKLINETKKNWDKFYHHYKTNFFKDRKWIRIEFDHIFRGETSINEEQTGDAIQDGGEGATQVGSSKEKKLVLEIGCGVGNTLIPLLMQYEHLNCIGIDFSKNAINLLNEKWNRVISLNEQLKDAAGEEADHGVGNEVGEMENVQTNALEVTENEENSQEEDASSDIFELRRYKKMGNLIKTCVVDITSPEVSSTEVCDVGTVDIVLLIYVLSSVQPEKMKNVIYHAYRYLKRGGYVLLRDYGLYDLAQVRFANKKEKKMSENFYVRGDKTFVYFFKTEELRTLFCENGFFEEVQNGYITRIVKNRKRNLEMKRIWVQSIFRKC, from the coding sequence ATGAGACCCTTCTTTGATTCCGACATTGTGGTGAACTTTACCCTTTCAGAAGAAGCAAtacaaaatgagaagaaaattattgaaAGCAATCGGCGCGTTTTGCGGGAGTGCCAGAAGGAGAAACTCATAAATGAGACGAAAAAGAACTGGGATAAGTTTTACCATCATTACAaaacgaatttttttaaagatagGAAGTGGATAAGAATCGAGTTCGACCACATCTTCAGGGGAGAGACTTCCATAAATGAAGAGCAGACGGGGGATGCCATACAAGACGGTGGGGAAGGCGCAACACAAGTGGGGAGTagtaaggagaagaagcttGTATTGGAAATTGGATGCGGGGTCGGAAATACGCTAATACCTCTACTAATGCAGTACGAACATTTAAACTGCATCGGGATAGACTTTTCGAAAAATGCAATAAATCTGTTGAATGAAAAGTGGAACCGGGTGATTAGTTTGAATGAGCAGTTGAAGGATGCTGCGGGAGAAGAGGCAGACCACGGAGTCGGCAACGAGGTGGGGGAAATGGAGAACGTGCAGACAAATGCCCTTGAAGTGACTGAGAATGAGGAAAACTCCCAAGAGGAAGACGCCAGCTCCGATATTTTCGAACTGAGacgttataaaaaaatgggaaatttaataaaaacgTGCGTAGTGGACATAACATCGCCTGAGGTATCTTCCACCGAGGTGTGTGACGTAGGGACGGTGGATATCGTTCTGCTCATTTACGTTTTATCCTCAGTACAACcggagaaaatgaagaatgttATTTACCATGCGTACAGGTATTTAAAAAGAGGAGGCTACGTTTTGTTACGCGATTATGGACTGTACGATTTGGCACAAGTGAGATTTGccaacaagaaggaaaaaaaaatgtctgaAAATTTTTACGTTCGGGGGGATAAAACCTTTGTGTACTTTTTCAAAACGGAAGAGCTTCGAACCCTTTTTTGCGAAAATGGCTTTTTCGAGGAAGTGCAAAATGGGTACATCACTAGGATCGTTAAGAATAGGAAACGAAATTTGGAGATGAAGCGAATTTGGGTGCAGTCTATTTTTAGGAAGTGCTAG